A window of the Alnus glutinosa chromosome 4, dhAlnGlut1.1, whole genome shotgun sequence genome harbors these coding sequences:
- the LOC133866163 gene encoding phytohormone-binding protein CSBP-like, with protein MTQQVQTSQAKVGVGLEVLWRALTKELRFVAQKAIPNLVKDVELIEGDGVLGSILLFKFCDGVSAMAYQKEKIVELDESLHQITLEVMERGYLSLGFASYKTTFILTSTGEQESLVDVRVSYHHSQTDQESAMPSNTVDSTLHFIKCLESYFLNGAS; from the exons ATGACACAACAAGTACAAACCTCCCAAGCAAAAGTTGGTGTTGGGTTGGAGGTCCTCTGGAGAGCTTTGACAAAAGAATTGAGATTTGTGGCTCAAAAAGCTATCCCAAACTTAGTAAAGGATGTGGAATTGATCGAAGGTGACGGTGTCCTTGGTTCAATCCTGCTCTTCAAATTTTGCGATG GTGTTTCGGCAATGGCATATCAGAAGGAGAAGATTGTGGAACTTGATGAGTCTCTGCATCAAATTACATTGGAAGTAATGGAAAGGGGGTATCTGAGTCTTGGTTTTGCTTCCTACAAGACAACTTTCATATTGACTTCGACTGGAGAGCAGGAGAGTTTGGTTGATGTCAGAGTTTCATATCATCACTCTCAAACAGATCAAGAAAGTGCCATGCCATCAAACACAGTGGACTCaacattacattttattaagTGCTTAGAATCTTATTTCTTGAATGGTGCTTCCTAG
- the LOC133866162 gene encoding phytohormone-binding protein-like, translated as MTQQVQTSQAKVGVGLEVLWRALTKELRFVAQKAIPNLVKDVELIEGDGGLGSVLLFKFCDGVSAMAYQKEKIVELDESLHQITLEVVEGGYLSLGFASYKTTFILTSTGEQESLVDVRVSYHHSQTNQESAMPSNTVDSTLHFIKCLESYFLNGAS; from the exons ATGACACAACAAGTACAAACCTCCCAAGCAAAAGTTGGTGTTGGGTTGGAGGTCCTCTGGAGAGCTTTGACAAAAGAATTGAGATTTGTGGCTCAAAAAGCTATCCCAAACTTAGTAAAGGATGTGGAATTGATCGAAGGTGACGGTGGCCTTGGTTCAGTCCTGCTCTTCAAATTTTGCGATG GTGTTTCGGCAATGGCATATCAGAAGGAGAAGATTGTGGAACTTGATGAGTCTCTGCATCAAATTACATTGGAGGTAGTGGAAGGGGGGTATCTGAGTCTTGGTTTTGCTTCCTACAAGACAACTTTCATACTGACTTCGACTGGAGAGCAGGAGAGTTTGGTTGATGTCAGAGTTTCATATCATCACTCTCAAACAAATCAAGAAAGTGCCATGCCATCAAACACAGTGGACTCaacattacattttattaagTGCTTAGAATCTTATTTCTTGAATGGTGCTTCCTAG